A DNA window from Ipomoea triloba cultivar NCNSP0323 chromosome 10, ASM357664v1 contains the following coding sequences:
- the LOC116033688 gene encoding protein S-acyltransferase 21-like: MARRHGWQLPAHSFQVVAITVYFLLSVAFYAFFAAFLGKDIYEYIAIGVYSFLAFSVLVLYVRCTAIDPADPGILIEPDEMGTPGDLSGNDDPSKEELRNGGRYTRNDSGFCATLGQFLCCCIVKEDCRKDDDHLQQQNGDEEALFCTLCNAEVRKFSKHCRSCDKCVDGFDHHCRWLNNCVGRRNYVTFICLMATSLFWLVFEFGVGIAVLVRCFTDRRATENHIRDRLGDGFSLPPFATVVALCTAVSFLAIVPLAELFFFHIILIRKGITTYEYVVAIRNQSEPPGPSVDGGDQQSLPSSPTSSAVTGISGRSSVGLGLPYKGAWCTPPRIFMDHQDEIIPHLEPGRVPSTVDPDTVQAEKDKKTSHRPVKISAWKLAKLDSSEAIRAGAKARASSSVLRPIGSRPHPYDGDTLSSGMSGKSSPTSSRGYYEHNARAGTSRLSPSKSSYPPSRASRDDIESCGRSVSNFSSPLPPHLTPSPLGQHSSTRALSPVSSQATDVSGAPLPSWKNSGISETSGSSSIFWDHDAGHFVSAATRGTASSSQHPGTELTYTGQSIFFGGPLLNERVTRGTTAGSISSVGSQRSRPPRGGQLPVFVPSDSQQNQFSSKPQ; the protein is encoded by the exons AG GTTGTTGCTATAACAGTTTACTTCTTGCTATCGGTGGCGTTTTATGCGTTTTTCGCTGCATTCCTTGGAAAGGACATCTACGAGTACATAGCAATTGGTGTCTATTCTTTCTTG GCATTTTCTGTACTAGTTCTCTATGTAAGATGTACAGCCATTGATCCTGCTGATCCTGGGATTCTCATTGAACCTGATGAGATGGGCACGCCTG GTGATTTGTCTGGTAACGATGACCCAAGCAAGGAAGAATTGAGAAATGGAGGAAGGTATACTAGAAATGATTCAGGGTTCTGTGCAACACTTGGACAGTTTCTTTGTTGCTGTATTGTGAAGGAAGATTGTCGCAAAGATGATGATCATTTGCAGCAACAAAATGGAGATGAAGAAGCTTTGTTCTGCACATTGTGCAATGCTGAG GTTCGCAAATTCAGCAAACACTGCAGAAGTTGTGACAAATGTGTTGATGGATTTGATCATCACTGCCGT TGGCTGAATAATTGTGTGGGAAGAAGAAATTATGTCACATTTATATGCCTAATGGCAACAAGCCTGTTTTGG CTTGTTTTTGAATTTGGCGTGGGCATTGCTGTTCTTGTTAGATGTTTTACTGATAGAAGGGCTACAGAGAATCATATAAGGGACAGACTTGGAGATGGATTCTCCCTACCCCCTTTTGCTACGGTAGTG GCATTGTGTACGGCGGTTTCATTTCTTGCAATTGTGCCATTAGCTGAATTATTCTTTTTCCACATTATTCTAATTCGTAAG GGCATCACAACATATGAGTATGTTGTTGCTATTAGGAACCAAAGTGAACCTCCTGGGCCGTCAGTAGATGGAGGTGATCAGCAAAGTTTGCCTTCATCACCAACAAGTTCTGCGGTGACTGGTATAAGTGGAAGAAGTTCGGTTGGGCTGGGCTTACCCTATAAAGGTGCTTGGTGTACTCCTCCACGAATCTTCATGGATCATCAG GATGAGATTATCCCTCATCTTGAGCCAGGGCGTGTACCATCGACAGTTGATCCAGACACGGTACAGGCAGAAAAGGATAAAAAGACTTCACACCGTCCAGTGAAAATCAGTGCGTGGAAGCTGGCGAAGTTAGACTCCAGTGAAGCGATCAGAGCAGGTGCAAAGGCGAGAGCATCGTCTTCCGTGTTGCGCCCAATTGGTTCGCGGCCTCATCCTTATGATGGCGATACTTTATCCAGTGGTATGAGTGGGAAAAGCAGTCCGACTAGCAGTCGGGGATATTACGAACACAATGCTAGAGCTGGGACGTCGAGATTATCCCCTTCCAAGAGCTCCTATCCACCAAGCCGCGCAAGCAGGGACGACATTGAATCATGCGGCCGCAGTGTGAGCAATTTCAGCAGCCCGCTCCCGCCTCACCTCACACCATCTCCACTCGGGCAGCATTCCTCCACCCGAGCTCTTTCACCCGTGTCGTCCCAAGCGACTGATGTGAGCGGAGCTCCTTTACCATCGTGGAAGAACTCGGGCATTTCAGAGACTTCGGGATCGTCATCAATCTTTTGGGATCACGACGCTGGCCATTTCGTGAGTGCTGCCACCAGAGGTACTGCTTCTTCCTCCCAACATCCCGGTACAGAGCTAACATACACAGGTCAGTCTATATTTTTTGGCGGCCCCTTGCTGAATGAGCGAGTGACACGAGGGACAACAGCTGGCAGTATAAGCTCCGTTGGCTCACAGCGAAGCAGACCGCCGAGAGGAGGTCAACTCCCTGTCTTTGTTCCCAGTGATTCCCAGCAAAACCAGTTTTCTTCCAAGCCCCAATAA
- the LOC116032699 gene encoding outer envelope pore protein 21B, chloroplastic-like: METSLRYDGDSKALKLHAKEKLPLDSFTHLQLHGELDTKTGAPSHLSAMIRHFYQNISSTLGVGLQYDRKEKLRYTVRGKKYFRVSSYGHSNFQIKGRCDVDQEFQQRKSSGAAEFVWDILNFNKDQDLRIKIGYEAFEKVPYVQIRENNWTLNADLAGRWNVKFTY, from the exons ATGGAGACCTCGCTTAGGTACGACGGAGATTCCAAGGCGCTGAAACTTCATGCCAAGGAGAAACTCCCTCTCGACTCCTTCACTCATTTGCAG CTTCATGGGGAGCTAGACACAAAGACCGGAGCTCCGAGTCACTTAAGTGCAATGATAAGACACTTTTATCAAAAT ATATCTTCAACACTTGGTGTTGGTTTGCAATATGATCGGAAGGAGAAGCTTCGATACACTGTACGTGGAAAGAAATATTTTCGTGTCAGCAGTTATGGGCACTCTAACTTTCAAATCAAGGGGAGATGTGATGTAGATCAAGAATTTCAACAG AGGAAATCAAGTGGGGCAGCTGAGTTTGTTTGGGACATCTTGAACTTTAATAAAGACCAAGACCTAAGAATCAAAATTGGCTACGAAGCCTTTGAGAAG GTTCCATATGTGCAGATTAGAGAAAACAACTGGACATTAAATGCCGACCTTGCAGGTAGATGGAATGTCAAGTTTACCTATTGA